The Dioscorea cayenensis subsp. rotundata cultivar TDr96_F1 chromosome 27, TDr96_F1_v2_PseudoChromosome.rev07_lg8_w22 25.fasta, whole genome shotgun sequence region TGGCTCACAACTACGTCAAAGTCAAGCATATGTTTGCAATGTAatttcataaaaagaaaattacaattCTACCCATCTAAGATACGCCAAAATATTGGtgatattaaaattcaaaaaactttttttccCGCTTGTGTTAAATCTGTTTAATTTACAGTTATACCGATCAAAAATGCGTCAAATATGGTTATTGTTTAGATAAATGTAACTCTGGATTTTTAAAAAGCTACACTTGAGGAGCCACTCCTGATGATTAAAAGAAATCTCGACATTTGTGGAACCTTTGACCTTCATGCCAGATGAATTGCATATCTCACAAAATgaatctttaaatatttaactaatgGCTGTCTTtacctcatattttttcatGTCTTATTTTGTGTGTCCTTTTTGTCTCCCTTCCATCTCATGATAGacttattttatgtttatatttcgccttgttgttgttttgttttgctatgtttttattttgttcgtttagtttgattcttttgtttttctcataatttatttgttttgacatctttatcattttctgttttttttcaataaataattaatggttCATCCCTATTTTACCATGTGTGTGCTTTTATCTTATATATGCTTTAATATAGCACAtgcatataatttttgtttttctttgatgaaaGATATCTTGGGATAATTTCGGATTTATACCAACTATCAAGTATAGACTCCACTTTCTGGGCACAATAGCAATGACACTGAAAGACTAACAGTAAATAATGGACTCTGTCAGAGGTCCTTAAGATCGGTTTCGTCAACGCTACCATAAATAAATGATCCCTTTCTACCATCATCTCCTGGAAGCCCTAATTCTCTACACTCCACTTTAGCATGACCTAATCACTCTTTGTGGTGGGGTTGTCTCCCATTTAAATCTTTTgtgtattgattaaaaaaatatatgtataaactaCTGTGGCATTGACATaggaaaacaaaatagaaacatCAAGGTACATCATCCACAAGAGAAAAATCCCAAAACAGTCACAGTAAGAATAAGGAAAACAACAAAGAGATCATAAGGAGAGGTGGATCTTGGAGACAGGTAGGGAGTCATCATTAgagatggcaataatacccatatCCGACCTAACCCGACCTGACCTGACCCGAGTTTGATAGGTAAAACCCTATTTGACCGGGTTTGCGGGGATTGCGTGaaaacccgacttgtatgaaacgggtgCGAGTGCTTGGGAATTCTAATACTCCCGACCCAGTGCTAACCCGACTCcgactcaaaattaaaattactaaaatatttatatatatatatatacatatatatactaatatgttctacaacttaacaatttagaattttttatttttcctctttgttttgtcttgtaattttataataattttattttataaaaaattataattactttttaagttatttttataaaaaaataatatatttttattaatttttaatattggtgGGTAGGGGTATACTCATGGGTACCTGATCACCCATCGGTGCGAGGTGCgggtttgggtttttaaaacccgtcggattcaggttcgggttcgggtatacTAGTGGGGGATCGAATACGGGTATGGTAATACccgcacccgacccgacccgttgccatccctagtcATCATCCAAGTGGCACTCTTAGAAAGTACGGgatgcttcatttttttttaaaaaaaaaaaaagtaatttaggAGTTATGGTAGGACAGATCTATTTCTGGTGAccgtctcatttttttttttctccctcgTTCTTTATGTTGTAATCCTCCCCATTATCCTTGTACTCTATCTTAAATAAAACATggtatatctattttttaaaaataataattattattattattattattataaattataatttttgtaaagttacaatttaaatattCTTGTGGCATTTATACTCATGAGAAAGAATGCCACGTTCACAAGATAAGATACTGAGGCATTAGTTATTAAATGAAATCATTAGTTGATAATATTCAACCATCCCTCTTTTGACATGTTGATATGTTCAAATTGATGAGGAACATTGAGAAGTTGCCCATTAATTTCTTAGTTCCTTCCTATGCAAGGACCTCTAAGTTAGGTTTTACGTTGTTTTATGTCTTGACTCATGAGgttattctaattttattttctccaaaataaagaaatttctattaataattaagtactaattaaatttaatataaaaagttgtgtgattataattaattaaatgactTCTCATTGAGATTTCTTGATTATTAAACTATAAAGTTCAACGGTCaatattaagaaataatttaataggTCTTGATTATTAAACTATTAAATGACTTCTCATTGTGTCatagttttataaaattgttCCATGGGAAAAAAACAGTAGATTGAtactacttaaaaaaaaataattaatttgtttgaagACAATAAGGTAAGATAAACATCatcaaaactataaataaataaaattttcaaatgaagaTTAAATAATACTTGGGCCTAGTTCAATTGATGACCAAGTCATAAGTTGGTCTGATTAGTTTTAAGACGAAAGTAtgtttataatagtttttatcaTATGAATAATGATGATCATACGCAAACATAAAATATGAccaattaataaatcaaaaaaataatacatgacacaagtgatttttaaaataaagtagataaattaaatttcattaaaaatacaaaaccaaaacaacagtAAAATTTAGTGATTATCATATGATGGACAAATATGAACAAGCCTCATGGGAGGGTGTGCGagagtttttaattatatcaatcACTCTCACCTCGCATAGTAGGGAAGTCAAACTCATGATCTCATTCATGCATAGAGACATAAATGTCGATAGACTAAAAGATCGTTGGCAGTGGGAAAAGATTCCAAACCCTCACTACAGCAGTTTAATACTGAGTGAAAAATTTTTTGTCGATAATGGTAGACATTCCGTCTGGAGATATCATTACCGATAGAATGTTGGTCTGGAATAATCCGTGACTAAATATTATCTcggtaataataaattttgtcaataattataaattctgtcggtaaaaataaacaagtaccGACGGAAATATGTGTCGGTAATGATTATATTTCCATCagcaataattatttaattataaaaatttaattcattttgtcGGTGTTGTTCGTCGTTAATGGAACATTTCTGttggtaaaaaatattttttccattggtggaaaatattattttattataattccgtcggtaaaaaaataagtttccatcaataaaaattattgtttttcgttgctaaaaagaattttttttatgagaaatatGTCAATGAAGATAACTTTCCGTTGgtagaaagtatttttgttcattggtaaagaatattaatttaataatattcgTCAGTAAAAATTATGGTTCGGTCGGTGcaaatattgttattaattgGTAAAGCATAATTGTTACTATAATTTCTGTCGGTATTGTATTTTTccattgataaaaatattaaaatttagaaattcgATCGGTAAACGTATTTTATTTTCACCAAAAATTAATTGCTCCATCGGCAAAGAATGTGATTCCATTGGTAAAGAATATACTTTTCCGTCGGGAAAAATACTActaatgtattatatatatatacatatatatatatatatatacaaattttacacATTAAACCTGTATTGTGCATAATATGAACATAATACCAAATGCATTTAACAATCCTACAAACCATAATGCAATCACTTGTTCATCACAACCAAAAAACACTAAAATTCATAATACAATTCAACAACACATGTAAAATATTTGAAGTTATAAAGTTGCAAgcaatcaacaaaaatattaaaatagttttaaaggTACTCCAACAAAACAAATGGTAACAACACCATTCTAAGGGTCATCTCAATCTCCTTATGCATTTTCTCCCCCATCTCCGGTAGTGGTGAATTAATTCCCAATTGGCTTGCTTGAGAAAATAATGTTGGATGACCGCGTTCCACCAACTTTAAGATTTTGTCCAATTTACTTTGTAACCCTACTTGACCTTGTTGAATACCAAGAACTATACTTTCTAAATCCTCAACTTTCTCCGCAAGCTTCTTTTGCAACATAGATTCATTTGTTGCAAACGGTTGATAGGTGAAAGGTTCGTGACCTTCATCGGATGTGGAAAGGACATGTAGATGATGCACTAAACAAGCTGTATTGAGTCTACCCTACTCCAAAAACCATAAACACTTGTGTGTGTAATCTTCAATCCCCAATTGCATCGGACCATGACTCGACTCATCGAAACTTGGATGGGAAGAGATATCATCGGTATATTTGTCAATCAATGCGACGATTATACTTTTCCTATAACACGCTTTAAAAgcaattattatcatttataacTCACTCATTAGCTTTTATGGCTTCACGTGAAATAGCAACTAATACACTAAAAACAATTGtaactaaaaattaacattttaaccaagaatatatatatatatatataacatttctaTAACTCTTGTGAatcaaaacttaaatgataacaattaaaaaaaaatgagaaatgacTCAAATTCACCTACATGGACAACTCTTGACTTGTTGTCCACAAAATTCACCCCTCTCCACCCCTTGCTCTCGTGTGTAGCCTAAAAAATTTCAGAATATCCTATCTCCCTACCTAGCTTCTCAGTCTCCAGTTTTGACTTAGAAAGGAAGTAAAATATCAACTCTCTTTCACAtaaataatactattttttatgtttatagaCGGTATgtatgaaaattaataaatttttttgttgtgcacggaatttatttaaatattttaatgtatgtagatgaaattaaaaattaagtataggaaaaagaaaatgtttttaCCAATTAACTTTGTATAATAGGCTTAAaagaggttttaaaaaaatagctttgacaatttttttaattatctatgcaaccataggattattttatttgtcaaaagaGTCTTAAGGATGTAACGTTTGGATTGAAGTAATTATCTCCCTCTGGAGGGGAATGATCACTAATCCCAATGGATACCCATGTTTGGGGTATCCATTGGATTGGCATTATTACTCCTGAGAGGGGAATATAACTACCCTTGCTAGTGTAATAGCATTCCTCTCTtctaaaaaaaacctttttccgtgtaatttatttttgtgatggTTTTATCTTGTATTATGCAtctaagttatttttttgtaacatcttacaaaaattaaaactttgggatgagtaatttttgtttgggattattgatatatttataataaaaatccaTTAATTTAAACACTtcattacaataattaaatttattacaatgagattgataaaaatattttcacactacaaaaaattattattaaatgaataattagATTGAATgataattacataatttaatacataattataatgcctatagttaatttaaatattaaaaataaaacccatatgtcatatgtaaatattatttttagattaagGGTATAATAGTAATATTCTCATATattctcttctaattttttacATTCCCAATAAAATTCCCCTCCaatgggtaatttttttggttaagtACTAACCTTTGCTCATATTTCAGTTTGAGTACCACcattcaatttatatcaaattaagcactaacatttaatttggttgCACAGGCGAGGCTATTGGGGCTTTCTGGTGAGAAATCAACGACGTGGATGCTGGACTGCATGCGTGGACACCCATACTCCGCACCATCTTCACCTGTGGATGCTGAACTGCATGGATGTCGGATGCCACATCATGGCTacttctacttctttttcttcccctTTTCTCCCTAGAGTTCAATAACCCAGAAAATCACCATATATAGTGTGAAAGCATCTTCCGGGGAGTTTGAGATCGCCGGCAGCAAAGAAACAATTGGGCCTCCACGCAAGAATTAGTTTTTGAAGAGTTCTGCACTTCTAGATCCGGAGACAGAGGTGCAGTGACTGGTGGTTCACATTTCTCTAGTAAGAGATCAAGAGCACATAACCGAATGGGTTTTTGTGGAACTAGGCTAGCTCATCTATTACCTATCAGTTAATGCATCGTTGAACTTAAGAGAAACACTTACATGTGCTTTCAAGTTttctttgtattgtttttttatttttttcctaaatttcttttcttgattccaatcaaataaaatcacattatATTAAGAAGATCATATATTGGTACATTAAGAGTAAGTTTTTTCTCTGTAAGTGGATAACATCATATAACTCTGTAAATCCTACACATTACCTAAATTTTAACTATATTTGTCTCTTGCACACCATCAAACACATGAATGCAAAAATACACAAATGATACATGTGaggtttataaaaatcaaataacacaaAGTGGAGTAGAACAAggaatacaaataatttttatagatatattaCTTGAATTATACAAAAACACAGAAATACAACAAGTAACTAACTTTGCTACGGAACATTGCAGGAAATGCACTTTGACGTTTAGTgcaatactaaaaaaatacacCATTTTTGGAGAGTTCCATAAAAGGAACACAATTCATCAAGAAACAGTAAAAGAAAAGTACATCAACAATAAGATTTCAAAACCACAAACACAATTCATCAAGGAAAAACATGTAATGCATTCAATTCGGTTTGTTCCTTTGTATAAATTTTAACAGATGTACATATTTGGCCAAAACCCACAATATATTTAGTTTCTTCATTTGCACCATCTTTTtgcacaaaaaggaaaaaaaaaaaagagagagaaaacacCCACTCCCttttacacaaaaaaaagggaaagaactaaTCAAGAGTTTTTCCCAGGTACAGATGCAATAGAGCCTCCCACCCCATGTGTCTATCATATTCTTTTTTCTCCACAACTCCCGCTCATTGTACCTCGCCTCCCGGATCCGAAGTGCATGACTCTGCGAAAAACTATTTTTCGGCGTGGAGGTCCCGCTGGTTTCCTACTACCGATAATCTCACGCTCATCGGAAGATGCTTTCACACTGTGGTGATTTTTAGGTTACTGAACTCTAGGGAGAAAAGGGgcagaagaaagagaaaaagccAGTGGCATCCGACATGGAGAAAAAATGCACACGTGGATAAGTTCCTAATGTGGCAGCTTTCACAGGTGAAGATGACTTGGAGGATGGGTGTCCACGCATGCAGTCTGCCGTCTACGCCATTGATTTCTCACCAGAAAGccccaacaacaaaaaaaataatccccCATGCAGGaccaaccaaataaaattttcctttgTTATGAggctatttaaattttttttttccatttgttgATTTAAATGCCaacttaattatttctttatttttactctCTATGGGGTGCTTTCACCATAACCTCCAAAGATATTTTGTGGgaaatatatcatttaatattgaattattgttttttttacaaaggtCGCAAGCaccaatattaaaaatattttcatagttaaatatttttactaaaattataattattaaaaaaacaattagctACTAATTATGTCTAACCAAATCATAGAAACTCCATAACTATttagctatttttttaataaagtaaataaattatttatcttaGCCAATGTTATTTAAAAGAAAGTTGGTCtttcaaatttcttttaaaaaaaatgaataaaccacaattGTATTAAAAAAGGAGGAACAAGTTGAACAGAGGAAGAAAAAACACAGAAAACCCTACCACATGCAGTGGTTAAAAACAACgaataacaaagaagaaagcaAAACATAACGAAAAACACGAGGGCGACCACAGGGAGTGGGAAGGCACAACAAGAGACGATCGCACGAACAACCTCCAAGGAAGAGAATCACCCTAGAGGCGAGTGAGGACGAAGAGGAAGTGACTAGCCAGAAGACACGTCCTGGCCATCATCAGGGTTGCGCAAAACATGTGGGGAAGGCCCTAAGAACTGAATACACCATCGAATAGCTGTGGAAGTGTCCTCCATTTTTTGTCTTTTAGAGGCTGGAGCTACATCAACCCAAGAAAGAAACATGTGGTAAATTTTCAGCAACAAggaagaaatagaaaaagaggCACAGTCAAAAATGCAATTGTTTCTACCCAACCAAATATGCCAAATGATAGCTCTAGCTaaaagagagcaagaataaTGGAGCCGGGGGCTTAGGGCCTTGATCCAATCTTCTCAAAGGTCGGACTTAGAAAAGGCCCCTATCAAAACCAATAGCCTGTAAGAAGAAGTGCCAAATGGATGAGACAACGCAACAATTAAAGAACAAGTGGTCCACGGTCTCGATGTCTAGATGACAGAGAGGACAAGTCGTCGTAGGAAGCATGTTGCTGCCCGGAGAAAAAAGGTTATCTAGAGTGAGGATTTTGTTGTCCCACATGAGCCAAAGAAAAGCGTTGATCTTGCGGGACaaaaacttttgaaaatatgCGGTGTAATACAACATCGCTTACCCTGGTTGATAAAAAATCTATAGAAGGATCTAACAGAAAAAAATTCCATTTGCAGTGAGTTTCCAGATCCTACGGTCGAAACAAGGTGCGCGAGAAGGATTGATACGATCCTGGATTCCCTCCAAAATCGGGTCTGACTCGGTAAGGACCATCAAAAAACCTTCAAGGCTATCTTTAACAAACTCCCAAGGAGTAGGGGATTGGGTGAAAGCATCGGGCCAAATAAATTTTGGTGTTAGTCCCATGTACCAATTATCAAACCAAAAAAGGATAGAAGTCTCATCACCAATTATCGATAAAGAGCAACAGAAATAAAAGCCTTCAAGGATGCGGTTGAATGCTTTCCAATAGAAAGAACAACGCTTTTTGGATTCTAGGGAAAAAGGCTCCAACTTTGGAATGCTAGCAAAATAGCTGAACTTAATGGGAAGATGACCACACCATGAGGTGTCATGGgaaaatttccaccaccatttactCAAAAAGACGCAGTTGAACTCCTCAAGATTGATAATTACCCAACCACCATGTTCCTTCGGCATGATCTTTCAAACTCTCACTTATCCCCatactatttttttctaatgtagtctttatatttattatttttcctagCTTACACGTTAAAACTATATAAAGCCTAAATTCAATACAAAGATGTTCTAACTTAATATATGGTGTTCAAAACAAGTTTTGTTGCTCATATGACATGTCAAGTTGGATTTTGACATGATCAGAGTATCAACCCAACAAGACAAAAAGACAATTAATGTGTGTATAATAAGACTTGCTTTTGGTCAGCAAGCATTGCATGAGACAAAAGTTAAATGGTCCCCTTCATTGGACTTCTTCTGAGTTCCCTGCACAAGAGTGCTGTTTGCCTTTGAAAGTTAAAAACGCTATTCAGTCTATTGTCTCTTTCTTAAGATTTGGAATCTTATTTGATGGCCAATGAACATATATACATAGTAGTTTTATGTACAAGTTGCTTTCACTTTtctaaattaataacataaCTTCAGAAAATGGACAAAGCTCCATGCACGCACCTATTTTACAAAACCAACTTATCATATCAACATTAGACTATACAATTTACAAGAGAGAAAGATAAAAACTAGTTACAAAATCTAAGTATTTTGAATCatctatatattaaatatagtaaattaATCAGCAAGCAAGCCTCATCAAGTCTAATGATCAGTAGCAGCAGCAATGTCTACTACATGCAGTGGTGTTTCTGAATTTGGAGTTGCAAGCTCAGTTGAAACATTTCCTTCTTCAAATGTTTGACTTGTAGAGAAACTAATTGGACTTTGAGGACAATTGTTATTAAAAGGGCTAGAATGTGGAGACTGATCCTCAGTACTTCTCTTTGATCCATCCTTTACTTCAGCATTCCTAAATGTATGAGAAGATAAGTCTCTCTGATCGAAAAGCTGACCGATAGACTGAAGACGCCACCGGAGAGAACTCTGTGATGCCATGTTCGACATCAATTGATGTCTGTTCTTGTACAAGAAGGTGATCCAGTAAAGGAAGAAAGCCAACAATGAAACAGTTCCTGTGATGAGAAACAAGCCCCAGAAACTTGTGAAGTCTAAACTGTTTTGATGAGAGCTTGCTCCTAGTTTAGGACAGTTTGTTTGATCTCCAAACCATCTCCTCTCGATGTCGGACATCTCATCGCCCCTCTGTAATGTTTAGTATCGCTCTCGAGAGGTTCTGATACAATCGGTGAACCTTTTGGGAACACCTGTGCAATGACATATCGGTAAATTGAATCTATATAGATGAAAGTATATATATGGAATGAATGTATATATACTTACAAAAGCCAAATCCACTAGTTTTTGTAGGTCTGGCCAGCCATGGTGTAGTTGTCACAATGATCTTTAAGGAAGACTTTGAGATAAGGAATCTCATCTATAATTGCTGCAACTCCACCATTTCGGCTCCCCTTGGCCAAAGCTTCAGCATACTCTTGAGGTGATCTAAAGGGTATAAGTTTTTCTTGATCAAATTTCCATGTTTTAACTAGGAATCCCTTTAACAAAGGAGTCCTTAAGGTACCCTACACGCTCTCCATTGTCTTTGAGCTCACTGATATGGGTGTAACTTGGTTCAAATTGCTCTACTGTCAGCAATGATGTCAAGCTGGCAGTGTAACTTGATTGCAAGATCAACACAACAAACACCCATATGATCACCACTAGTCTCGCTAAATTACTCACTATGTTCTCTCCTACATCAAACCAAAACTATGTTAGTATTAGTTTGTCATGTAAATATTGTACAATGTAATTAGCTGTTTGGTATGATGATCACTTAACTGTGAGCAAATACTAGAGTTGAGAAGGTGAAGTAGAAGATAGTTCCAATTTGGTTTGTCGGAGGACCTCGAAACTCTGGATTGATTCGATGTTCAAGCACCCATATAATAGAGCCTGTGAAGACGAAGAAACCAAGGCTCACAAGCCATAAGTCTGGTGTCAATGGCTTGACAAAGATCCACGCATTCTTGCTCCTCTGGTTCTTTATCGGCACCACCATCGATATTCCAGCAACAGTATACGGCAACGTGAAGTCTACATACTCTGATCTATTCGATGTAATCGTCATATCTGCCACCACCGCATCATACTTCTGTTTTTCCAACAAATACgtattattaaaacaaataaatcataccaagctctgataccatattaaatcaaaaataacTTACTTTATCCGCCACTTGACGAGCGAGGAGATCATAAGATCCGGTGCTCTTCCCATCAGAGCTCGAGTAGTTAAAATACTCAAACGGCAATGCATAAGGCAGTCTCTTCACTGCTGCCTCAAACACTTCAATCACAAAACCTCCGGCGATCACCCTCATTTGTCTTCGCATCTACTTTTATATccaaaaaggatttaaaaccgGGAGGACGGTTCCTGGCACGGCGATCCTCAGCTTCTTCTCACCCGTCGGTGTTTCCCAACCTTTAGGTACTCTTGTCGACTCCCCCGGCCATATCACTGGCCCAAGACTCTCCGAGTTATTACCACCACCTTTGAGCGTCCGAGATAAGCCAGCCCCCGGAGTCCAGTAACCAATCTCTCTCCCACTCTGATCACCGTTGAAGTTCAATACCTGAAATGCCGACACATTCAACTCTCCATCAACAAGAAGAAATTTTCCGGCAAGGCCAGTGAAACTCAACACTCTTATTGCATCAAGAAGCTTCTGCCCGGTCTTGGACGCTGCAATCTCCGATAAATCAGTCTTTCCATTTGAACTCATGACTCGACCATTATCAAGTGGAGACGCAGCCTCCACCGCCATCGCCACCGCTGACACCGTATCATATGCCCAGTAACCATACGTAGTGAGTATCATACTCTCACTCTCATCAGCATCATCAGCAAACTCACGTCTAAACTCTCTCCTCCACCTCCTTTGGAACTCAGCCAGCTTACCAGTCATCGGAACATAAGGCCGGAGACCAATCACGCCTTTCATTGAATCATGAGTGATGGAAGAGTTCATCAAACGGATTAGACTAGTGAGCTTCTCACTaataatccaaacataatcATCAGTCATCATGCCGGGCCTCCTCGGCTTTTTGGAAAAACCGGGAGGCGAGGGGCGTAGACATGTGCACAAAGAAAAACTCTTGTTTGCATGGTTTTAAGCAAGTAAAGCTCTGATGAAATATGGTCATCATTTGAATTCTTGAGAGAAGAGTGCGGTAGGGGACGGTGATGTCGGCGTCGAGAAGGGAGTCGATGAGGGAAGGGATGAAGCCGGCGCAGGAATCAGTGTCTTCGTAGATGGGGACGAGACGGTGCCAGCCGTAGAATTTGATGAGGGAGGCGATGGCCGGAGATTGGGCGGCGTCGGTGAGACCAGTGCGGAGGAAGAAAGGTGACTGGGAGGGGGAGATAGATGGACTCGTCGCCGAGAAAGAGATAATGGGAATTTTTGCTTTTTCGCCGAGATCTCCGACGAACTGCGCCTCGCCGGAGGTTTGTGGTCCGATGATCGCCTGAaccttctcattttttataaggTCTAAAgctgaaaaatatatatgttaatgtgcatttttaatattgtattttataaatatgataaatacatatataatcagattgtaaa contains the following coding sequences:
- the LOC120253247 gene encoding glutamate receptor 2.7-like, which codes for MSDIERRWFGDQTNCPKLGASSHQNSLDFTSFWGLFLITGTVSLLAFFLYWITFLYKNRHQLMSNMASQSSLRWRLQSIGQLFDQRDLSSHTFRNAEVKDGSKRSTEDQSPHSSPFNNNCPQSPISFSTSQTFEEGNVSTELATPNSETPLHVVDIAAATDH
- the LOC120253248 gene encoding glutamate receptor 2.9-like — its product is MRRQMRVIAGGFVIEVFEAAVKRLPYALPFEYFNYSSSDGKSTGSYDLLARQVADKKYDAVVADMTITSNRSEYVDFTLPYTVAGISMVVPIKNQRSKNAWIFVKPLTPDLWLVSLGFFVFTGSIIWVLEHRINPEFRGPPTNQIGTIFYFTFSTLVFAHRENIVSNLARLVVIIWVFVVLILQSSYTASLTSLLTVEQFEPSYTHISELKDNGERVGSPQEYAEALAKGSRNGGVAAIIDEIPYLKVFLKDHCDNYTMAGQTYKN